One segment of Amycolatopsis alba DSM 44262 DNA contains the following:
- a CDS encoding helix-turn-helix domain-containing protein has translation MTASHAPVRPAPARSAALVIARVVVEGIRHALPEHAPLFDGRATEFVALVLEHDGMDSAPGIAAGADAFRQVGAAEYAAGKELARLSRTYHSAGRGALPVLASLSRQAGAGSALMDTGVEALLRCADVLIRLSTAAYRAAHTPSLAEVRRNLLREILSGRPPAKWAGLAAQAGWVPPARVVAIAAEPGAVRASFGPEVLADLTGEYPHLLVPDDVEISGVLAGARAAVGPAVAPAEAAASLRWARRTLELVRREVIEDGPLVRWSDHLTTHWLFADEVLTTALVTRSLAPIADLPPNERAKLAETLDAMLSARGGAPEIANNLGVHPQTVRNRLRRLRVLFGARLDDPKERLDLRIALRAELLVPEQTGQATPIRAA, from the coding sequence ATGACCGCGTCCCACGCTCCAGTCCGCCCCGCCCCGGCCCGCTCCGCCGCCCTCGTGATCGCCCGCGTGGTCGTCGAGGGCATCCGGCACGCGCTGCCCGAGCACGCGCCGTTGTTCGACGGGCGGGCCACCGAGTTCGTCGCCCTGGTGCTGGAGCACGACGGGATGGACTCCGCACCGGGGATCGCCGCCGGCGCGGACGCCTTCCGGCAGGTTGGTGCCGCCGAGTACGCCGCCGGAAAGGAACTGGCCCGGCTCTCCCGTACCTATCACTCGGCGGGCCGCGGCGCCCTGCCCGTGCTCGCCTCACTGTCGCGGCAGGCCGGGGCCGGATCGGCCTTGATGGACACCGGGGTGGAGGCGCTGCTCCGCTGCGCCGACGTCCTGATCCGGTTGTCCACCGCCGCCTACCGCGCCGCGCACACGCCTTCGCTGGCCGAAGTGCGCCGGAATCTGCTGAGGGAGATCTTGAGCGGCCGCCCGCCCGCGAAGTGGGCGGGACTCGCGGCCCAAGCGGGCTGGGTGCCGCCCGCGCGGGTGGTCGCCATCGCCGCGGAACCCGGCGCGGTCCGGGCCTCCTTCGGCCCGGAGGTGCTGGCCGACCTCACCGGTGAGTATCCGCACCTCCTCGTGCCCGACGACGTCGAGATCAGCGGCGTCCTGGCGGGTGCACGGGCGGCGGTCGGGCCCGCGGTGGCGCCTGCCGAAGCCGCGGCGTCACTGCGGTGGGCCCGCCGGACGCTGGAACTGGTCCGGCGCGAGGTGATCGAGGACGGGCCGCTCGTGCGCTGGTCGGATCACCTGACCACGCACTGGCTGTTCGCCGACGAGGTGCTCACCACCGCGCTCGTCACGCGCAGCCTGGCGCCGATCGCCGATCTGCCGCCGAACGAGCGCGCCAAACTCGCCGAAACTCTCGACGCGATGCTCTCCGCCCGCGGCGGGGCGCCCGAGATCGCGAACAACCTCGGCGTCCACCCGCAGACGGTCCGCAACCGCCTGCGCCGCCTCCGGGTCCTGTTCGGTGCCCGGCTCGACGATCCGAAGGAGCGGCTGGACCTGCGGATCGCCCTGCGCGCCGAACTGCTCGTCCCCGAGCAGACCGGGCAGGCCACCCCGATCAGGGCGGCGTGA
- a CDS encoding ATP-binding protein: MADGVGSLSGWSADPTEVTSYVGRDAETDEARRLLEMSSLVTLTGPGGVGKTRLAWRLAAAHREATADEVVFVSLAELREPALLVPTVANALGFGDRSAKPAIEVVVEALQASRLLLVLDNCEHLVDSCAWFADTVVRACPQVTVLATSRQSLGVAGERVLPVPPLAIPEQGDSFERAVNDESVRLFVDRATAVAPSFRLTEEDTEPLIRLCRRLDGLPLAIELAAVRARALSLRQLADRLDKQFSVLTKDRRGRPERHETMRALIDWSHDLCTGPERLLWARASVFSGSFDLDAAEQVCSGGELPRERVLEVVDGLLDKSILLREEYPGGVRYRMLESVREYGVDRLRETGGTADLRKRHRDWFAELACRYATEWLETDQLAWIGRLRREHANLRVALDHCTGDPEDAIVGLRMLRDVKEFWIVRGLNTEGRMWVRRLDEAAAPGVPERAHGLWLSGFLALVQGDMPAYRCMLDRAAAEAETSGDELAAAYVLHVRAYAALIGDDMPEASRLFGTAIDLFRAHGDEGADLWASYNHGLAVWLDGDMDRGRAVLAEAVERCERRGEVFWRGWALWSRAAAEYLQGDLAVASRCCEQVLRLHERVDDRVVVGFTLTVLAGCAARTGRPNRAAILQGAAMNVWRTVGAWPTRYEAFTEPLQTDTDTVTAALGWEVAIKEFTDGAAMPTGDAIAYALEERSPAPRKQAAQVLTKRETEIAHVVAEGLTNQEIADRLGIARRTVDTHIDHILTKLGYSNRVQVATWVTRSADPA; this comes from the coding sequence ATGGCGGACGGAGTCGGCTCACTTTCGGGGTGGTCGGCCGACCCCACCGAGGTGACCAGCTACGTGGGCCGCGACGCCGAGACCGACGAGGCACGGCGCCTGTTGGAGATGTCGTCACTGGTCACGCTGACCGGACCTGGCGGCGTCGGCAAGACGAGACTGGCGTGGCGGCTCGCGGCGGCCCACCGGGAGGCGACCGCCGACGAGGTCGTGTTCGTGTCGCTGGCCGAACTGCGGGAACCCGCGCTGCTGGTGCCGACCGTGGCGAACGCCCTCGGTTTCGGCGACCGCTCGGCGAAACCGGCCATCGAGGTCGTCGTCGAAGCGCTGCAGGCAAGCCGGTTGCTGCTGGTGCTGGACAACTGTGAGCATCTGGTCGACAGCTGCGCCTGGTTCGCCGACACCGTGGTCAGGGCCTGCCCCCAGGTGACAGTGCTGGCCACGAGCAGGCAGTCCCTCGGCGTGGCGGGCGAACGGGTCCTGCCCGTGCCGCCGCTGGCGATACCGGAGCAGGGCGACTCCTTCGAACGCGCGGTGAACGACGAATCGGTGCGGCTGTTCGTGGACCGCGCGACCGCAGTCGCGCCGTCGTTCCGGCTCACCGAAGAGGACACCGAACCGCTGATCCGGCTGTGCCGCAGGCTGGACGGGCTGCCGCTGGCGATCGAGCTGGCCGCCGTCCGCGCGCGGGCGCTGTCCCTGCGCCAGCTCGCCGACCGGCTCGACAAGCAGTTCTCCGTTCTCACGAAGGACCGGCGCGGACGGCCGGAGCGGCACGAGACCATGCGGGCCCTGATCGACTGGAGCCACGACCTGTGCACCGGGCCCGAACGGCTGCTGTGGGCCCGCGCGTCGGTGTTCTCCGGCAGCTTCGACCTCGACGCCGCCGAACAGGTCTGTTCCGGCGGCGAACTTCCCCGCGAACGGGTCCTCGAAGTCGTCGACGGGCTGCTCGACAAGTCCATCCTGCTGCGCGAGGAGTATCCGGGCGGCGTGCGGTACCGCATGCTGGAGTCGGTGCGCGAGTACGGCGTCGACCGGCTCCGCGAGACGGGCGGGACCGCGGACCTGCGGAAACGGCACCGGGACTGGTTCGCCGAACTCGCCTGCCGGTACGCGACCGAGTGGCTGGAGACCGACCAGCTCGCCTGGATCGGCCGGTTGCGGCGTGAGCACGCGAACCTGCGCGTCGCACTCGACCACTGCACCGGCGATCCCGAGGACGCGATCGTCGGCTTGCGGATGCTGCGCGACGTCAAGGAGTTCTGGATCGTCCGCGGGCTGAACACCGAAGGCCGGATGTGGGTCCGGCGGCTCGACGAGGCCGCGGCGCCGGGAGTCCCGGAGCGGGCACACGGGCTGTGGCTGTCCGGTTTCCTGGCGCTGGTGCAGGGAGACATGCCCGCCTATCGGTGCATGCTGGACAGGGCGGCCGCCGAAGCCGAGACGAGCGGCGACGAACTCGCCGCCGCGTACGTGCTCCACGTCCGCGCCTACGCCGCGCTGATCGGCGACGACATGCCCGAGGCGTCGCGCCTGTTCGGCACGGCCATCGACCTGTTCCGCGCCCACGGGGACGAGGGCGCGGACCTCTGGGCGAGCTACAACCACGGACTGGCCGTCTGGCTGGACGGCGACATGGACCGTGGCCGGGCGGTGCTCGCCGAAGCCGTCGAGCGCTGCGAGCGGCGGGGCGAGGTCTTCTGGCGGGGCTGGGCGCTGTGGTCGCGCGCCGCCGCCGAGTACCTGCAAGGCGACCTCGCCGTGGCGAGCCGGTGCTGCGAGCAGGTCCTGCGCCTGCACGAGCGGGTCGACGACCGCGTCGTCGTCGGGTTCACGCTCACCGTCCTGGCGGGTTGCGCGGCCCGCACCGGACGGCCCAACCGGGCCGCGATCCTGCAGGGCGCCGCGATGAACGTCTGGCGCACGGTGGGCGCGTGGCCGACGCGGTACGAGGCGTTCACCGAACCGCTCCAGACCGACACCGACACGGTGACCGCCGCGCTGGGCTGGGAGGTCGCGATCAAGGAGTTCACCGACGGCGCCGCGATGCCCACCGGCGACGCCATCGCGTACGCCCTCGAGGAACGGTCCCCCGCGCCGCGGAAACAAGCCGCGCAGGTGCTCACCAAACGCGAGACCGAGATCGCGCACGTGGTCGCCGAGGGACTGACGAACCAGGAGATCGCCGACCGGCTCGGCATCGCCCGCCGCACGGTGGACACCCACATCGACCACATCCTCACCAAACTCGGCTACTCGAACCGGGTCCAGGTCGCCACCTGGGTCACCAGGTCCGCCGATCCCGCCTGA